A part of Streptomyces sp. NBC_01451 genomic DNA contains:
- the fusA gene encoding elongation factor G produces MATTSLDLARVRNIGIMAHIDAGKTTTTERILFYTGVSYKIGEVHDGAATMDWMEQEQERGITITSAATTCHWPLEDDDYTINIIDTPGHVDFTVEVERSLRVLDGAVTVFDGVAGVEPQSETVWRQADRYGVPRICFVNKLDRTGAEFHRCVDMIKDRLGAVPLIMQLPIGAEMDFKGVVDLVRMKALVWSAEAAKGEMYDVVDIPATHVEAAEEYRGKLVEAVAENDDEIMELFLEGQEPTEEQLYAAIRRVTIASGKSNGVTVTPVFCGTAFKNKGVQPLLDAVVRYLPTPLDVEAIEGHDVKDPELVVKRKPSVDEPLSALAFKIMSDPHLGKLTFVRIYSGRLETGTAVLNSVKGKKERIGKIYRMHANKREEIEAVGAGDIVAVMGLKQTTTGETLCDDKNPVILESMDFPAPVIQVAIEPKSKGDQEKLGVAIQRLAEEDPSFHVHSDEETGQTILGGMGELHLEVLVDRMKREFRVEANVGKPQVAYRETIRKAVERVDYTHKKQTGGTGQFAKVQIAIEPITDGDASYEFVNKVTGGRIPREYIPSVDAGAQEAMQFGILAGYEMTGVRVTLLDGAYHEVDSSELAFKIAGSQAFKEAARKASPVLLEPMMAVEVTTPEDYMGDVIGDINSRRGQIQAMEERAGARVVKGLVPLSEMFGYVGDLRSKTSGRASYSMQFDSYAEVPRNVAEEIIAKAKGE; encoded by the coding sequence ACCATGGACTGGATGGAGCAGGAGCAGGAGCGTGGCATCACGATCACCTCTGCTGCCACCACCTGTCACTGGCCGCTCGAGGACGACGACTACACGATCAACATCATCGACACCCCCGGGCACGTCGACTTCACCGTTGAGGTAGAGCGCTCGCTGCGCGTCCTCGACGGCGCCGTCACCGTGTTCGACGGCGTCGCCGGTGTCGAGCCGCAGTCCGAGACGGTGTGGCGTCAGGCCGACCGTTACGGCGTGCCGCGCATCTGCTTCGTCAACAAGCTCGACCGGACCGGCGCGGAGTTCCACCGCTGCGTCGACATGATCAAGGACCGCCTCGGTGCGGTTCCGCTGATCATGCAGCTTCCGATCGGTGCCGAGATGGACTTCAAGGGCGTTGTGGACCTGGTCCGCATGAAGGCGCTCGTGTGGTCCGCCGAGGCGGCGAAGGGCGAGATGTACGACGTCGTCGACATCCCGGCCACGCACGTCGAGGCTGCAGAGGAGTACCGCGGCAAGCTCGTCGAGGCCGTCGCGGAGAACGACGACGAGATCATGGAGCTGTTCCTGGAGGGCCAGGAGCCCACCGAGGAGCAGCTGTACGCCGCGATCCGTCGCGTCACCATCGCGTCCGGCAAGTCCAACGGCGTCACGGTCACCCCGGTGTTCTGTGGCACCGCGTTCAAGAACAAGGGCGTCCAGCCCCTGCTCGACGCGGTCGTGCGCTACCTGCCGACCCCGCTCGACGTCGAGGCCATCGAAGGCCACGACGTGAAGGACCCCGAGCTGGTCGTCAAGCGCAAGCCGTCCGTGGACGAGCCCCTGTCGGCTCTGGCGTTCAAGATCATGAGCGACCCGCACCTGGGCAAGCTCACGTTCGTGCGCATCTACTCCGGACGCCTGGAGACCGGCACCGCGGTGCTGAACTCCGTCAAGGGCAAGAAGGAGCGCATCGGCAAGATCTACCGCATGCACGCGAACAAGCGTGAGGAGATCGAGGCGGTGGGCGCCGGTGACATCGTCGCCGTGATGGGTCTGAAGCAGACCACGACCGGTGAGACGCTCTGTGACGACAAGAACCCGGTGATCCTGGAGTCCATGGACTTCCCGGCGCCGGTCATCCAGGTCGCCATCGAGCCCAAGTCCAAGGGTGACCAGGAGAAGCTGGGTGTCGCCATCCAGCGTCTCGCGGAGGAGGACCCCTCCTTCCACGTTCACTCGGACGAGGAGACCGGCCAGACCATTCTCGGCGGTATGGGCGAGCTGCACCTTGAGGTGCTGGTCGACCGTATGAAGCGCGAGTTCAGGGTCGAGGCCAACGTCGGTAAGCCGCAGGTCGCGTACCGTGAGACGATCCGCAAGGCCGTCGAGCGCGTGGACTACACCCACAAGAAGCAGACCGGTGGTACCGGTCAGTTCGCGAAGGTGCAGATCGCGATCGAGCCCATCACGGACGGCGACGCGTCGTACGAGTTCGTGAACAAGGTCACCGGTGGCCGTATCCCGCGGGAGTACATCCCGTCGGTGGACGCCGGTGCGCAGGAGGCCATGCAGTTCGGCATCCTGGCCGGCTACGAGATGACGGGCGTCCGCGTCACGCTTCTCGACGGTGCCTACCACGAGGTCGACTCCTCCGAACTGGCGTTCAAGATCGCTGGCTCGCAGGCCTTCAAGGAGGCCGCGCGCAAGGCGAGCCCTGTGCTCCTGGAGCCGATGATGGCCGTCGAGGTCACCACGCCCGAGGACTACATGGGTGACGTCATCGGCGACATCAACTCCCGCCGTGGCCAGATCCAGGCCATGGAGGAGCGTGCCGGTGCCCGCGTCGTGAAGGGCCTCGTGCCCCTCTCGGAGATGTTCGGCTACGTCGGTGACCTCCGCAGCAAGACCTCGGGTCGCGCAAGCTACTCGATGCAGTTCGACTCCTACGCCGAGGTTCCCAGGAACGTCGCCGAGGAGATCATCGCGAAGGCCAAGGGCGAGTAA
- a CDS encoding ATP-binding protein, whose protein sequence is MNQETADHRTQHTGHIRNFSVLLPPTPRGARQARQLAVRQLRDWGLPLDPAEHLVAELAANVVTHGRVPGRDFRLMLYVIGATLRIEVTDTRDDLLPGVREAAPDSESGRGLVIVEALADRWGVGLGPRPRKTVWAECGVG, encoded by the coding sequence ATGAATCAGGAAACCGCCGATCACCGGACCCAACACACGGGCCACATCCGCAACTTCAGCGTCCTGCTGCCGCCCACGCCCCGGGGAGCCCGGCAGGCCCGTCAGCTCGCGGTACGGCAACTACGCGACTGGGGGCTCCCGTTGGACCCCGCGGAGCATCTCGTCGCGGAACTCGCGGCGAACGTGGTGACGCACGGCCGCGTACCGGGGCGCGATTTCCGGCTCATGCTGTACGTCATCGGCGCCACCCTCCGCATCGAGGTGACGGACACCCGGGACGACCTGCTCCCTGGGGTGCGGGAGGCGGCGCCGGACAGCGAGTCGGGGCGGGGGCTGGTGATCGTCGAGGCGTTGGCGGACCGGTGGGGGGTGGGGCTGGGGCCGCGTCCTCGGAAGACGGTCTGGGCGGAGTGCGGGGTGGGGTGA
- a CDS encoding DUF397 domain-containing protein, with protein MSATELHWFKSSYSSSGESGDCVEIATAPDGIHVRDSKAAQGPRLTLAPTTWAEFISYASGS; from the coding sequence ATGAGCGCCACGGAACTCCACTGGTTCAAGAGCAGCTACAGCAGCAGCGGTGAGTCCGGCGACTGCGTCGAGATAGCCACCGCCCCCGATGGCATCCACGTCCGCGACTCCAAAGCCGCCCAGGGCCCACGTCTCACCCTCGCCCCCACCACCTGGGCCGAGTTCATCTCGTACGCTTCCGGCAGTTGA
- a CDS encoding glycosyl hydrolase 115 family protein: MSGSVSRRAVLGAGLSAVPVLSGVAWAGEGAVRRTDPGAYISFTGGAFAVVGAPVVVSAEDHPGVVRVAGDLRDDIERVTGVRPAATVAREVILVGTIGRSPLIDGLVRAGRLDVTGVAGRWETSLQTVVERPMPGVDRAFVIAGSDPRGTIFGAYDVSYGIGVSPWYWWDDVPPVHRDAVYVLPGRHTQGTPAVKYRGVFINDENPALGTWAPRFFGPGKAPGHPGGFNAAFFERVFEVLLRLKANYLWPAVWGRAFAEDDPENHARAKAYGIVMGTSHEAPMMRGIEEWNRHAVPAVRDSAGNIVTPGRDPYGGTGEWSYRRNAAAVRAYWRDGIRRMVDEDFEGVVTLGMRGNGDTSLPDGDGIELMREIIETQRGIIAEVTGRPVQETPQVWTLYKEVQRYWDRGLRVPGDVTVVLTDDNWGNIRKHPDPAEPARSGGYGLYYHFDYVGVGRNYKWVDTTSLPNLWDQLHQAHAYGNHGLWVANVGDLKGNELPTEFFLNYAWNPARWDAENLEEWERRYARQNFGAEHATAIASVLAEYGQLQARRKPELLNRRITLNPAKDPTKDESAVVYDDQETPFSFGHRELERVTEDWRKLGREAERVGRRLPARSQDAWYELVGYAVEATANLYALREAEFKNLLYAAQGRAATDDRAAEAEAGLERDFALADRFNHQVAGGKWEGFQTQPHIDYGDVARYGPNAPWQQPERNNVALPDVLFPAVRRVELPVDGELGVSVDGAEDSGEWWPGGSSGSAALPAFSPYQTRPGQYVEVFNRGRTPFEYRVESSVPWLVVDRPRGRVEQQVRLAVSVDWARVPDGGRTEASLTVSGAGASVTVACVARKPSRRERRGLRGFVEAGGYVAIDAANYTTRVGSWRRLERIGRTGAGLTPWPVTAPRRTPGGASSARLEYEVSLLSAGEVTVWAYLSPRNPTLPTGGLRYAVSFDEAEPQQVDIHAVTGADDGLMNKQWARHTSDNVNATATRHTVTAAGVHRLKFWVVDPTVVVQRLVIDTGGLTPTYLGPLESRRIR, encoded by the coding sequence ATGTCTGGGTCCGTCAGCCGTAGGGCTGTCCTTGGGGCCGGTCTTTCCGCGGTGCCGGTGCTGTCGGGGGTCGCGTGGGCGGGAGAGGGCGCGGTGCGCCGCACGGACCCCGGGGCGTACATCTCGTTCACCGGCGGCGCGTTCGCGGTGGTCGGGGCGCCGGTCGTCGTCAGCGCCGAGGATCACCCCGGAGTCGTACGGGTCGCCGGTGACCTGCGCGACGACATCGAACGCGTCACGGGCGTACGTCCGGCCGCCACCGTCGCCCGCGAGGTGATCCTCGTCGGCACGATCGGCCGCAGTCCGCTGATCGACGGTCTGGTCCGCGCCGGCAGGCTGGACGTCACGGGCGTCGCCGGCCGCTGGGAGACCTCGCTCCAGACGGTCGTGGAGCGTCCGATGCCGGGCGTCGACCGGGCGTTCGTCATCGCGGGCAGCGACCCGCGCGGCACGATCTTCGGGGCGTACGACGTCTCGTACGGCATCGGCGTCTCACCCTGGTACTGGTGGGACGACGTGCCGCCGGTCCACCGGGACGCGGTGTACGTGCTGCCGGGGAGGCACACACAGGGCACCCCGGCCGTGAAGTACCGGGGCGTCTTCATCAACGACGAGAACCCGGCACTCGGCACCTGGGCCCCTCGTTTCTTCGGCCCCGGAAAGGCGCCGGGCCACCCCGGAGGCTTCAACGCCGCCTTCTTCGAGCGGGTCTTCGAGGTGCTGCTGCGCCTGAAGGCGAACTATCTCTGGCCGGCCGTGTGGGGCAGGGCGTTCGCCGAGGACGACCCGGAGAACCACGCGAGGGCGAAGGCGTACGGCATCGTCATGGGCACGTCCCACGAGGCGCCGATGATGCGGGGCATCGAGGAGTGGAACCGGCACGCGGTACCTGCCGTACGCGACAGCGCGGGGAACATCGTGACGCCGGGCCGCGACCCCTACGGGGGCACGGGCGAGTGGTCGTACCGTCGGAACGCGGCGGCCGTCCGGGCCTACTGGCGGGACGGCATCCGGCGGATGGTCGACGAGGACTTCGAGGGCGTCGTCACCCTCGGCATGCGCGGCAACGGCGACACGAGCCTCCCGGACGGCGACGGCATCGAGCTGATGCGGGAGATCATCGAGACGCAGCGCGGGATCATCGCGGAGGTGACCGGCAGGCCGGTGCAGGAAACCCCGCAGGTGTGGACCCTGTACAAGGAGGTCCAGCGCTACTGGGACCGGGGTCTACGGGTCCCCGGCGACGTCACCGTCGTCCTGACCGACGACAACTGGGGCAACATCCGCAAGCACCCGGACCCGGCGGAGCCGGCGAGGAGCGGCGGATACGGCCTGTACTACCACTTCGACTACGTCGGCGTCGGCCGCAACTACAAGTGGGTGGACACGACTTCGCTGCCCAACCTCTGGGACCAGCTCCACCAGGCGCACGCGTACGGCAACCACGGCCTGTGGGTGGCGAACGTCGGGGACCTGAAGGGAAACGAGCTCCCGACGGAGTTCTTCCTGAACTATGCCTGGAATCCGGCCCGTTGGGATGCGGAAAACCTGGAGGAGTGGGAACGCCGGTACGCCCGCCAGAACTTCGGCGCCGAGCACGCGACGGCCATCGCGTCGGTGCTCGCCGAGTACGGGCAGTTGCAGGCCCGCCGTAAGCCCGAGTTGCTCAACCGCCGCATCACGCTCAACCCCGCGAAGGACCCGACGAAGGACGAGTCGGCGGTCGTGTACGACGACCAGGAGACGCCATTCTCCTTCGGCCACCGGGAGTTGGAGCGGGTGACGGAGGACTGGCGCAAGCTGGGACGGGAGGCGGAGCGGGTGGGCAGACGCCTGCCGGCCCGGTCGCAGGACGCGTGGTACGAGCTCGTCGGCTACGCGGTGGAGGCGACCGCCAACCTGTACGCCCTGCGCGAGGCCGAGTTCAAGAACCTCCTGTACGCGGCCCAGGGGCGCGCGGCGACCGACGACCGAGCGGCGGAGGCGGAAGCCGGCCTGGAACGGGACTTCGCGCTGGCCGACCGCTTCAACCACCAGGTGGCGGGCGGCAAGTGGGAGGGCTTCCAGACCCAGCCGCACATCGACTACGGGGACGTGGCACGGTACGGGCCCAACGCGCCCTGGCAGCAGCCCGAGAGGAACAACGTGGCGTTGCCGGATGTGCTGTTCCCGGCGGTGCGGCGCGTGGAGCTGCCTGTGGACGGGGAGTTGGGGGTGTCGGTCGACGGGGCCGAGGACTCGGGGGAGTGGTGGCCGGGGGGATCCTCCGGTTCGGCCGCACTGCCGGCGTTCAGCCCCTACCAGACGCGGCCCGGCCAGTACGTCGAGGTGTTCAACCGGGGGCGTACGCCGTTCGAGTACCGGGTGGAGTCGTCGGTGCCGTGGCTGGTGGTGGACCGGCCGAGGGGGCGGGTCGAGCAGCAGGTGCGCTTGGCGGTTTCGGTGGACTGGGCCCGGGTGCCGGACGGCGGCCGTACGGAAGCCTCGTTGACGGTGTCCGGAGCGGGGGCGTCGGTGACCGTGGCGTGTGTCGCGCGGAAGCCGTCGCGGAGGGAGCGGCGAGGGCTGCGGGGGTTCGTGGAGGCGGGGGGATACGTGGCGATCGACGCCGCCAACTACACGACAAGAGTGGGCAGTTGGCGGCGGCTGGAGCGCATCGGCCGTACGGGTGCGGGGCTGACGCCGTGGCCGGTGACGGCTCCGCGCCGGACTCCGGGCGGGGCTTCGTCCGCACGCCTGGAATACGAGGTCAGCCTGCTGTCGGCGGGTGAGGTGACGGTGTGGGCGTATCTGTCGCCACGCAACCCGACGCTCCCGACGGGCGGGCTGCGCTACGCGGTCTCGTTCGACGAGGCCGAACCGCAGCAGGTCGACATCCACGCGGTCACGGGCGCGGACGACGGCCTCATGAACAAGCAGTGGGCCCGCCACACGTCCGACAACGTGAACGCGACGGCGACCAGGCACACGGTGACCGCGGCAGGCGTCCACCGGCTGAAGTTCTGGGTGGTCGACCCGACGGTGGTGGTGCAGCGGCTGGTGATCGACACGGGCGGGCTGACACCGACGTATCTGGGGCCGCTGGAGAGCCGTCGCATCCGCTGA
- a CDS encoding endo-1,4-beta-xylanase yields the protein MNVFRMPVSAVALAGVALLITGAAARPASAHPEPGPVPLRALAAGTGVRVGTAVDMAALADDTTYRGTTAREFNSVTAENVMKWESVEPSRGTYDWGPADDLVRFARAHGQAVRGHTLVWHNQLPGWLTAGVADGSIGATELRAVLRDHITAEVKRYKGRIYQWDVVNEVFEEDGSLRNSIWLQQLGPSYIEDAFRWAHAADPKAKLFLNDYNVEGINAKSTAYYDLAKRLRAQKVPVQGFGIQGHLAIQYGFPGQVAENLARFEELGMQTAFTEVDVRMILPVDEGKLATQATYFRGLLDACVQARRCTSFTVWGFSDKYSWVPGVFGGQGAATLMDEEYGRKPAFAAVGEGLRAGLGEGLSEGLSEGLRQGS from the coding sequence ATGAACGTCTTCCGCATGCCCGTTTCCGCCGTTGCGCTGGCAGGGGTGGCGCTCCTGATCACCGGGGCGGCTGCCCGGCCGGCGTCGGCGCACCCGGAGCCCGGGCCCGTCCCGCTGCGGGCGCTGGCGGCCGGTACCGGCGTCCGCGTCGGCACCGCCGTGGACATGGCGGCGCTGGCCGACGACACGACGTACCGCGGAACCACGGCACGGGAGTTCAACTCGGTGACCGCCGAGAACGTCATGAAGTGGGAGTCCGTGGAGCCGAGCCGGGGGACGTACGACTGGGGGCCGGCGGACGACCTGGTCCGCTTCGCGCGGGCCCACGGGCAGGCGGTACGGGGACACACGCTGGTGTGGCACAACCAGCTGCCGGGATGGCTGACGGCGGGGGTGGCGGACGGCTCGATCGGGGCGACCGAGCTGCGGGCCGTACTCCGGGACCACATCACCGCCGAGGTGAAGCGGTACAAGGGCCGGATCTACCAGTGGGACGTGGTGAACGAGGTCTTCGAGGAGGACGGCTCGCTGCGGAACTCGATCTGGTTGCAGCAGCTGGGGCCCTCGTACATCGAGGACGCCTTCCGCTGGGCCCACGCGGCCGACCCGAAGGCCAAGCTGTTCCTGAACGACTACAACGTCGAGGGGATCAACGCCAAGTCGACGGCCTACTACGACCTGGCGAAACGGCTGCGCGCGCAAAAGGTCCCGGTCCAGGGCTTCGGCATCCAGGGGCACCTGGCCATCCAGTACGGCTTCCCGGGCCAGGTCGCCGAGAACCTCGCCCGCTTCGAGGAGCTGGGCATGCAGACGGCGTTCACCGAGGTCGACGTACGCATGATCCTGCCGGTGGACGAAGGGAAGCTGGCGACGCAGGCGACGTACTTCCGGGGTCTGCTGGACGCCTGCGTCCAGGCGCGTCGCTGCACCTCGTTCACGGTGTGGGGCTTCAGCGACAAGTACTCGTGGGTCCCCGGGGTCTTCGGCGGGCAGGGGGCGGCGACGCTGATGGACGAGGAGTACGGGCGCAAGCCGGCGTTCGCGGCGGTGGGGGAAGGGCTGAGGGCGGGGCTGGGTGAAGGGCTGAGTGAGGGGTTGAGTGAGGGGCTGAGGCAGGGGTCCTGA
- a CDS encoding helix-turn-helix domain-containing protein → MSNENEGNEGVDESGWDLEPGDESAPLIEAVGRLVRFCREQAGMRVADFAQVMGYGEDMIRKIERGARIPRVEFLDRADDVLNAGGHLRAFMEDVEKAQYPKKVRELKKLEDRAVEVLLYSNHNIHGLLQTPEYAKVLFEMTQPAYTSAVVERDTAARMARKSIFEREPAPTLSFVQEQVTLERPYGGKMVLRRQLEHLLEVAQLRNVTLQVMPTDREEHAGTQGLIEVLKFADGTAVGRSEGAFNGRPVSNLRDLGILELRYGMIRAQALPPRESLAFIEQALGAL, encoded by the coding sequence ATGAGCAACGAAAACGAAGGTAACGAAGGTGTGGACGAGTCCGGCTGGGACCTCGAACCCGGCGACGAGAGTGCGCCGTTGATCGAGGCGGTCGGGCGACTCGTCAGGTTCTGCCGCGAGCAGGCCGGGATGAGGGTCGCCGACTTCGCCCAAGTCATGGGGTACGGCGAGGACATGATCCGCAAGATCGAGCGCGGGGCGCGGATCCCGAGGGTGGAGTTCCTGGATCGGGCCGATGACGTCCTGAACGCGGGTGGGCATCTGAGGGCGTTCATGGAGGACGTGGAGAAGGCTCAGTATCCGAAGAAGGTGCGCGAGCTGAAGAAGCTGGAGGATCGGGCCGTAGAGGTGCTGCTGTACAGCAACCACAACATCCACGGTCTGTTGCAGACGCCGGAGTACGCGAAAGTGCTGTTCGAGATGACGCAGCCCGCATATACGTCGGCAGTGGTCGAGCGGGACACCGCCGCGCGGATGGCCCGCAAGTCGATCTTCGAGCGGGAGCCCGCCCCGACGCTCAGTTTCGTCCAGGAACAGGTGACGCTGGAACGCCCCTACGGTGGGAAAATGGTGTTGCGCCGACAACTCGAACACCTCCTGGAGGTGGCGCAGTTGAGGAACGTCACGCTTCAGGTCATGCCGACTGATCGCGAGGAGCACGCTGGGACGCAGGGGCTGATCGAAGTGCTGAAGTTCGCTGACGGCACGGCTGTTGGGCGTTCCGAAGGCGCGTTCAACGGCCGCCCGGTCTCGAACCTCCGGGATCTTGGAATCCTCGAACTGCGCTATGGGATGATCCGGGCACAGGCTCTCCCGCCGAGAGAGTCGCTGGCCTTCATCGAGCAAGCGCTGGGAGCACTATGA
- a CDS encoding enoyl-CoA hydratase/isomerase family protein, producing the protein MAGQRIVPPSIGWDPTPGDVEDTRELARRLGKLASELGTALGELERIECGAWKGKTAIAFTEYIGEDVTPLIRKSHESFDKASRALHKWAGELQDFQDEADRLDKSAKEKLDAQTQAKEGTDEYGKASGDVNGVIQQVHQLEERYRRAAGHISRELDKAADIAPDEPGFWDKLGTGIADAWGATGDWLKDHADLIKAIGDVLSDITAVLGMLAIVTLPFPPLAAIFGTAALIGAGLTLAAHGIAKAAGADVSWMQMGLDAVGLLPGIGMFGKGVKVVGKAKAIATAAKLGKGFEYTKIAGNSRVLMAFGSGATEGLTGGRGLGSLVRIGGFSDEAYEVAHAGSGLMSRMGGVAVAGYHQGQLIGTKGAGILGANINPFGAGGIALDAGLKIAPKIYAHVTGD; encoded by the coding sequence GTGGCCGGCCAGCGGATCGTCCCGCCGAGCATAGGTTGGGATCCCACCCCGGGGGATGTCGAGGACACCCGGGAACTCGCCAGACGGCTCGGCAAGCTGGCGAGCGAACTGGGCACGGCGCTGGGGGAGTTGGAGCGGATCGAGTGCGGCGCCTGGAAGGGCAAGACCGCGATCGCGTTCACGGAGTACATAGGCGAGGACGTCACCCCGCTCATCCGCAAGAGCCACGAGTCCTTCGACAAGGCGTCGCGTGCGCTGCACAAATGGGCGGGCGAACTCCAGGACTTCCAGGACGAGGCCGACCGGCTGGACAAGTCGGCCAAGGAGAAGCTGGACGCCCAGACGCAGGCCAAGGAAGGCACTGACGAGTACGGCAAGGCCTCCGGTGACGTGAACGGGGTCATCCAGCAGGTCCACCAACTCGAAGAACGCTACCGGCGGGCCGCCGGTCACATCAGCAGAGAGCTGGACAAGGCCGCCGACATCGCCCCCGACGAGCCCGGCTTCTGGGACAAGCTCGGCACGGGGATCGCTGACGCTTGGGGCGCCACGGGCGACTGGCTCAAGGACCACGCCGACTTGATCAAGGCGATCGGTGACGTGCTGAGCGACATCACCGCGGTCCTGGGCATGCTGGCCATCGTCACGCTTCCCTTCCCACCCCTCGCGGCCATCTTCGGCACGGCGGCGCTCATCGGCGCGGGACTCACCCTGGCGGCTCACGGCATCGCCAAGGCGGCCGGCGCGGATGTGAGCTGGATGCAGATGGGGCTCGACGCGGTGGGGTTGCTGCCGGGGATCGGGATGTTCGGGAAGGGGGTCAAGGTGGTCGGCAAGGCCAAGGCCATTGCCACCGCGGCCAAGCTCGGAAAGGGCTTTGAGTACACCAAGATCGCCGGTAACTCGCGGGTCCTGATGGCTTTCGGAAGCGGAGCCACCGAAGGGCTCACTGGAGGGCGCGGGTTGGGCAGCCTGGTGAGGATCGGGGGTTTCTCCGACGAGGCCTACGAGGTCGCGCACGCAGGCAGCGGTTTGATGTCCCGTATGGGAGGCGTAGCTGTCGCCGGCTATCACCAAGGCCAGTTGATCGGTACGAAGGGGGCCGGAATTCTCGGCGCGAACATCAATCCGTTCGGAGCCGGAGGCATTGCCCTGGACGCGGGTCTCAAGATCGCGCCCAAGATCTACGCGCACGTGACCGGTGATTAG
- the tuf gene encoding elongation factor Tu, which produces MAKAKFERTKPHVNIGTIGHIDHGKTTLTAAITKVLHDKYPTLNEASAFDQIDKAPEERQRGITISIAHVEYQTEGRHYAHVDCPGHADYIKNMITGAAQMDGAILVVAATDGPMPQTKEHVLLARQVGVPYIVVALNKADMVDDEEILELVELEVRELLSEYEFPGDDLPVVKVSALKALEGDAEWGQSVLDLMAAVDEAIPTPERDVDKPFLMPVEDVFTITGRGTVVTGRIERGVLKVNETVDIIGIKQEKTTTTVTGIEMFRKLLDEGQAGENVGLLLRGIKREDVERGQVIIKPGSVTPHTSFEAQAYILSKDEGGRHTPFFNNYRPQFYFRTTDVTGVVTLPEGTEMVMPGDNTEMSVELIQPIAMEEGLKFAIREGGRTVGAGQVIKINK; this is translated from the coding sequence GTGGCGAAGGCAAAGTTCGAGCGGACTAAGCCGCACGTCAACATCGGCACCATCGGTCACATCGACCACGGTAAGACGACCCTCACGGCCGCCATTACCAAGGTGCTGCACGACAAGTACCCCACGCTGAACGAGGCCTCGGCCTTCGACCAGATCGACAAGGCTCCCGAGGAGCGTCAGCGCGGTATCACGATCTCGATCGCGCACGTCGAGTACCAGACGGAGGGTCGTCACTACGCCCACGTCGACTGCCCGGGTCACGCGGACTACATCAAGAACATGATCACCGGTGCCGCGCAGATGGACGGCGCGATCCTGGTCGTGGCCGCCACCGACGGCCCGATGCCGCAGACCAAGGAGCACGTGCTCCTGGCCCGCCAGGTCGGCGTGCCGTACATCGTCGTCGCCCTGAACAAGGCCGACATGGTGGACGACGAGGAGATCCTGGAGCTCGTCGAGCTCGAGGTTCGTGAGCTCCTCTCCGAGTACGAGTTCCCGGGCGACGACCTGCCGGTCGTCAAGGTCTCGGCGCTCAAGGCGCTTGAGGGCGACGCCGAGTGGGGTCAGTCGGTTCTCGACCTCATGGCCGCCGTCGACGAGGCGATCCCGACCCCCGAGCGTGACGTCGACAAGCCGTTCCTCATGCCCGTCGAGGACGTCTTCACGATCACCGGTCGCGGTACGGTCGTCACCGGCCGTATCGAGCGTGGTGTCCTGAAGGTCAACGAGACCGTTGACATCATCGGCATCAAGCAGGAGAAGACCACCACCACGGTCACCGGCATCGAGATGTTCCGCAAGCTGCTCGACGAGGGCCAGGCGGGCGAGAACGTCGGTCTGCTCCTCCGTGGCATCAAGCGCGAGGATGTCGAGCGCGGCCAGGTCATCATCAAGCCGGGCTCGGTCACCCCGCACACCTCGTTCGAGGCGCAGGCCTACATCCTGTCCAAGGACGAGGGCGGCCGTCACACGCCGTTCTTCAACAACTACCGCCCCCAGTTCTACTTCCGCACCACGGACGTGACCGGCGTCGTGACCCTCCCCGAGGGCACCGAGATGGTCATGCCGGGCGACAACACCGAGATGAGCGTCGAGCTCATCCAGCCCATCGCCATGGAAGAGGGCCTGAAGTTCGCCATCCGTGAGGGTGGCCGGACCGTGGGCGCCGGCCAGGTCATCAAGATCAACAAGTAG